The Thermoanaerobacterium thermosaccharolyticum DSM 571 region TGGAATCCTCATAAAAGGATTGCAAGGAGACTTTAGAGGGAAATTGTTTCACTTTGTGCATGTGTAAATAATGTGATTTTGTAATATTAAATAAAATTTTACAACCTTAAAGGAATGTTTTATATGCATTCCTTTTTTTATAATGTTTAACTTTATAAATACATTAGATGTGATTGACATTGATGTTAATACTGTATATAATATGTATATACAGTATTAACTATATATAGTTAAAAGAAGGAGATTTGCATGTAAATGAATATTGTAATTTCAAATTCATCTGATGAACCAATATATGAGCAAATAAAAAGGCAGATTAAAAATTCAATCTTAAGTGGCGAACTTAAAGAAGGAGAATTAATGCCATCTATTAGAAATCTTGCAAAAGAACTTATGATAAGTGTTATAACGACAAAGAGAGCTTATGAAGATCTGGAAAAAGAAGGCTACATTGTTACAAGACCTGGCAAGGGGTCGTATGTGGCTGCTCAAAATAAAGAATTTATGAGGGAGATGAGGTTAAAAATTGTAGAGGAGAAACTTTCTGAAGCAGTTGAAGCGGGTAAAGCTATTGATTTAAAGTTAGAAGAAATGGAAGAGATGCTAAGACTTTTATATGAGTAAAATTTATCTTACAGATTAAGATGAATAACGTATTTCTATTATGGAGTTTTAGGAGGTATATGATGGAACCGATATTGGAGGTTAAAAATCTAAGAAAAAATTATAAAGATTTTAGCTTGAAAGATGTAAGTTTTAAACTTGATAGAGGATATATAATGGGATTTATAGGACAAAATGGCGCTGGAAAAAGCACCACTATAAAGCTTATAATGAACTTATTAAAAAGAGATGGCGGTGAAATAAAGATATTTGGCAAGGATAAT contains the following coding sequences:
- a CDS encoding GntR family transcriptional regulator, with translation MNIVISNSSDEPIYEQIKRQIKNSILSGELKEGELMPSIRNLAKELMISVITTKRAYEDLEKEGYIVTRPGKGSYVAAQNKEFMREMRLKIVEEKLSEAVEAGKAIDLKLEEMEEMLRLLYE